The following is a genomic window from Amycolatopsis australiensis.
CCGCGAACGCCGCCCTCGGCCCCGACCGGAGCCAGACCGCGCACCGCCGCTCCGTCTTCGGCGAAAAGTACACCGGCTGGGTCCGCTGACCCGCGCCGTTTTCCCTGCACGTCTCTGACCTGCGGAGACGTCATTCGAGCACCCCAGGAGGGCACAGCCATGCCTGTTTTCCCCACGCCCACGCCGATCACGGCCACCCTCGACGTCAGCGTGGCCGACGTCCGGATCGTCGCCGCCGACCGCGCCGAAACCTCCGTCGAGGTCCACCCGGCCGACCCGGGCGACAGCGAGGACGTCAAGGCCGCCGCCCGGACCCGCGTCGAGTTCACCGACGGCGAGCTGCTGGTCAAGGGCCCGAAGTACACCACCAAGCTGTGGGGCAAGGGCGGCGCGCTGCACGTGACGATCGAGCTGCCGGCCGGCTCGCGGATCCGGGCGACGTCGGCGATGGGCGACTTCCGCGTCACCGGCCGCCTCGGCGACAGCCGCCTCAAGACGTCCGTGGGCAACATCCACCTCGACGAAGCCGCCCGGCTCGAAGCGACCACCGCGACCGGCGACATCTTCGTCGAGCGGGCCACCGGGCACGCCGAGGTGCACACCGGCTCCGGCGAGCTGCGGATCCGCGAGATCGACGGCACCGCCGTGCTGAAGAACTCCAACGGCGAGACGCGCGTCGGCGAGGTCACCGGCGACCTGCGCGTCAGCACCGCCAACGGCGACATCCTCGTCGACCTGGCGCACGCCGCCGTGCACGCCAAGACCGCCGCCGGCGACATCCGGCTCGGCGAGGTCGTCCGCGACGCCGTCGTCCTCGAGACCGCCGTCGGCGAGATCGAGGTCGGCATCCGCGAAGGCAGCGCCGCCTGGCTGGAGCTCAA
Proteins encoded in this region:
- a CDS encoding DUF4097 family beta strand repeat-containing protein — protein: MPVFPTPTPITATLDVSVADVRIVAADRAETSVEVHPADPGDSEDVKAAARTRVEFTDGELLVKGPKYTTKLWGKGGALHVTIELPAGSRIRATSAMGDFRVTGRLGDSRLKTSVGNIHLDEAARLEATTATGDIFVERATGHAEVHTGSGELRIREIDGTAVLKNSNGETRVGEVTGDLRVSTANGDILVDLAHAAVHAKTAAGDIRLGEVVRDAVVLETAVGEIEVGIREGSAAWLELNSLTGSVRNSLTATEGPGGTSETVEVKARTYTGDIVVRRA